One genomic region from Pyrobaculum islandicum DSM 4184 encodes:
- a CDS encoding transcriptional regulator, with the protein METIRERLIKILLESKEPLTIHQLQSLAQTELKPNELYEELEHVRRTLKRMGYRLVIVPATCKKCGYQFTDREKLKKPSRCPRCKSERIEPPRFYVVTSS; encoded by the coding sequence ATGGAAACCATCAGAGAGCGACTTATAAAGATTCTGCTTGAGAGTAAGGAGCCGCTCACTATACACCAACTACAGTCGTTAGCTCAGACAGAGTTGAAACCAAACGAATTATATGAAGAGTTAGAACATGTAAGAAGGACTTTGAAAAGAATGGGGTACCGCCTAGTGATAGTGCCAGCCACGTGTAAAAAGTGCGGCTATCAGTTTACAGATAGAGAGAAGTTGAAAAAGCCGAGTAGATGCCCGCGCTGTAAGAGTGAGAGAATTGAGCCGCCTAGGTTTTATGTGGTTACTTCTTCTTAA
- a CDS encoding 50S ribosomal protein L40e gives MPITLDPEKLAIVMKHKFQYKICRECGARNPPDAEKCRRCRSRNLRPKKFKKK, from the coding sequence ATGCCTATCACGCTAGATCCTGAGAAGTTGGCTATAGTAATGAAACACAAATTCCAGTATAAGATCTGTAGAGAGTGCGGCGCGCGGAATCCCCCAGATGCGGAGAAATGCCGCCGCTGCCGCTCTAGAAATCTACGGCCTAAGAAGTTTAAGAAGAAGTAA
- a CDS encoding mechanosensitive ion channel domain-containing protein, with protein MNPVGRLALWIMMYIVVMAVVQYAFQFVTSNIYKDAMSYKVYVDILLTLFFGWQIVKAFADIVALPVAKKQGETAGKAVANLIKLLGIGALVASLAGAVSGGAAAAALGGFIGLVIGFATQQVLSQAVAGIFLLLARPFKIGDKIVGAGQEGIVEDIGAMYTVVKDAEGNKILIPNNKLIGDILKIKKS; from the coding sequence ATGAATCCGGTAGGAAGACTTGCGTTGTGGATAATGATGTACATTGTTGTAATGGCTGTTGTACAATACGCTTTCCAATTTGTAACTAGTAACATATATAAAGATGCGATGAGCTACAAGGTCTACGTCGATATTCTACTCACTCTATTCTTTGGGTGGCAGATTGTAAAAGCGTTTGCAGATATTGTGGCGTTGCCTGTTGCTAAAAAACAGGGAGAGACCGCCGGAAAGGCTGTGGCAAATCTAATAAAACTTTTGGGCATAGGCGCTCTGGTAGCATCTCTAGCAGGCGCCGTCTCTGGCGGCGCCGCTGCGGCGGCTTTAGGCGGTTTTATCGGATTGGTAATAGGCTTTGCAACTCAGCAAGTGCTTAGCCAAGCGGTAGCCGGCATCTTTCTACTTCTCGCAAGGCCGTTTAAAATTGGCGACAAAATTGTAGGCGCCGGCCAAGAAGGCATAGTCGAAGACATAGGCGCTATGTACACTGTTGTTAAAGATGCCGAGGGTAACAAGATCTTAATACCTAACAACAAACTAATAGGCGATATACTGAAGATAAAGAAGTCTTAG
- a CDS encoding acetate--CoA ligase family protein: protein MISKLFDPQSVALVGASTKQGSVGYVILENLVTRFKGVVYPVNPKYDEVELWGRRIKFYKSILEIDAPIDAVVIATPAPTVPKILEEAGLKGVPVAIVVSSGFAEAGNVELENWTKAVAKQYGIRVLGPNCIGVYNAYTNFDTIFLPADRAGRPPPGPLALISQSGAVAAAIMDWAARRKIGLGLMVNYGNKIDITEVELLEAFAADDRIKVITLYIEGFKYPGEASRFLESVRKIVPKKPVVVYKAGRGRAAQRAVKSHTAAMAGTYEMYHGLFQQAGVIEASSVREMFDMAKALAYQPIPRGKRVLVVTDSGGMGIQAVDALEALGLEVPEVPESIANELKRELLPFAAVSNPIDVTGSATDEHYKIVLDTLLPTAFFDMALVVTLMQVPGLTKNLAEYIINSKKYGKPLVVVNFGGSELVQKFEDILEDNGIPVYPTPERAAKALWALYKYAEVKRKI, encoded by the coding sequence GTGATTTCTAAACTTTTCGACCCCCAGAGCGTGGCGTTGGTAGGAGCGTCAACAAAACAAGGGTCCGTCGGATATGTTATCCTAGAGAATTTAGTCACTAGATTTAAGGGCGTTGTATATCCAGTAAATCCAAAATATGACGAAGTAGAGCTTTGGGGCCGTCGGATTAAATTTTACAAATCTATCTTGGAGATAGATGCGCCAATAGACGCCGTAGTTATAGCAACGCCCGCGCCTACTGTACCTAAGATACTTGAGGAGGCTGGCCTTAAGGGCGTCCCAGTGGCTATTGTAGTAAGTAGCGGCTTTGCAGAAGCTGGAAATGTAGAGCTTGAAAACTGGACAAAGGCTGTGGCAAAACAATATGGCATAAGAGTACTAGGCCCCAACTGCATAGGTGTTTACAACGCATATACAAACTTCGATACAATATTCCTCCCAGCCGATAGAGCCGGTAGACCGCCGCCAGGCCCCCTTGCGTTAATTAGCCAAAGCGGCGCAGTCGCTGCGGCAATTATGGACTGGGCTGCTAGGAGAAAAATAGGCCTTGGCCTTATGGTAAACTACGGCAATAAAATAGACATAACAGAGGTAGAGCTACTAGAGGCCTTTGCGGCAGACGACAGAATAAAAGTAATAACACTATATATCGAGGGTTTTAAATATCCTGGCGAGGCCTCTAGGTTTCTTGAAAGCGTAAGAAAAATAGTGCCGAAAAAACCAGTGGTTGTCTATAAAGCAGGTAGAGGCAGGGCTGCTCAACGCGCAGTGAAAAGCCACACGGCGGCTATGGCTGGGACATACGAGATGTACCACGGACTTTTCCAACAGGCAGGAGTAATAGAGGCTTCGTCTGTTAGAGAAATGTTTGACATGGCTAAGGCCCTTGCCTATCAGCCGATTCCACGCGGTAAGCGGGTGCTAGTTGTAACAGACAGCGGGGGCATGGGCATACAAGCGGTAGATGCACTAGAGGCACTTGGGCTTGAGGTGCCCGAAGTCCCCGAAAGTATAGCCAACGAGCTAAAGAGAGAGCTTCTCCCATTTGCGGCGGTGTCAAACCCTATAGATGTAACTGGAAGCGCCACAGACGAACACTATAAAATAGTGCTAGATACGTTGCTCCCAACAGCATTTTTCGACATGGCGCTAGTGGTTACTCTAATGCAAGTGCCAGGTCTTACGAAAAACCTCGCAGAGTATATAATCAACAGCAAGAAATATGGCAAGCCTCTTGTTGTTGTCAACTTCGGCGGTAGCGAACTTGTCCAAAAGTTTGAAGACATATTAGAGGACAATGGAATACCTGTATATCCAACACCGGAAAGAGCGGCAAAAGCCCTGTGGGCTTTATATAAATACGCAGAGGTGAAAAGAAAAATATGA
- a CDS encoding acetate--CoA ligase family protein, giving the protein MTHTIVAKALAEARNKLREDEALALLKAYGIPTPDFALARDEEEAVKLAEQIGYPVAVKIVSPQIVHKTDVGGVILGVSNEREVREACVQIKEIIKKVPYAELEGVLIQKMVPKGVELIIGTVYDEIFGHVILFGLGGIYTEVYKDVSMRIVPITEEDAWEMIREVKAYRILTGYRGMPPRDVAAVVDILVKFSRLVQENPEIREADLNPVIALEEGKGAYVVDARFILKMP; this is encoded by the coding sequence ATGACACACACAATTGTAGCTAAAGCCCTTGCCGAAGCTAGAAACAAGTTGAGAGAAGATGAGGCGCTAGCTCTACTTAAGGCATATGGAATACCAACTCCGGACTTCGCCCTAGCTCGCGACGAAGAGGAGGCGGTCAAGCTAGCTGAACAAATAGGCTATCCAGTAGCTGTAAAAATAGTATCTCCACAGATTGTACACAAGACGGATGTAGGCGGAGTTATCCTAGGGGTGTCAAACGAACGGGAGGTCAGAGAGGCTTGTGTACAAATTAAGGAAATTATCAAAAAGGTGCCATATGCCGAGCTTGAGGGCGTCTTAATACAGAAGATGGTGCCAAAAGGCGTAGAGCTTATAATAGGTACAGTCTACGACGAGATTTTTGGCCACGTAATACTCTTCGGCCTAGGCGGGATATACACCGAAGTTTACAAAGACGTCTCCATGCGTATAGTGCCTATAACTGAAGAAGACGCATGGGAAATGATACGCGAGGTAAAAGCCTATAGAATACTTACGGGCTATAGAGGCATGCCGCCGCGCGACGTAGCCGCGGTTGTAGACATACTAGTAAAGTTTTCACGACTCGTACAAGAAAACCCAGAGATAAGAGAAGCCGATTTAAACCCAGTAATAGCACTTGAAGAGGGGAAAGGAGCGTATGTAGTAGACGCAAGATTCATACTAAAGATGCCGTAG
- a CDS encoding ATPase domain-containing protein, with protein sequence MSRKKADLSSLEGVGPKTFEKLMELGITSLEHLSEFTAEELAEAGIEYERAVKLLQQVLQKVGGVKAVTFGEFRQRQVKTFKTGLVEFDEKTPWRGIREGFIYEFAGEYGTGKSMFAHQLAVVGLKEGFTARVVYIDTEGTFNPTLVETIARRFGVEIERLDTSLVLYQPANVMQLEQIVKYDIPRHIQEGCRLVIIDTITALYRAEFPGREMLAARQQRIHYLVDWLRRHARTFGVTSILANQVMDVPEIFAGGVKRPAGGNVLAHTVNARFMMVRPNKAKLEGYMWPLDVPGMAPDVRIEYRITEAGLE encoded by the coding sequence ATGTCCAGGAAGAAAGCCGATTTATCTTCGCTTGAGGGCGTGGGTCCTAAGACGTTTGAAAAGCTAATGGAGTTGGGTATTACATCTCTAGAACATCTATCTGAATTTACGGCGGAGGAGTTAGCTGAGGCAGGTATCGAATATGAAAGAGCTGTAAAGCTTCTACAGCAAGTTTTGCAAAAAGTCGGCGGGGTGAAGGCGGTGACATTTGGCGAGTTTAGACAGAGACAAGTCAAGACTTTTAAGACTGGGCTTGTAGAATTTGACGAAAAAACTCCTTGGAGAGGGATAAGGGAGGGCTTTATATATGAATTTGCTGGCGAATATGGCACTGGTAAGTCAATGTTTGCACATCAACTTGCCGTGGTAGGACTTAAGGAGGGTTTTACTGCGAGAGTTGTATATATAGATACAGAGGGCACGTTTAACCCAACGCTCGTCGAGACAATTGCGAGGCGGTTTGGTGTAGAAATTGAGAGATTAGACACGTCGCTTGTTTTATATCAACCGGCTAATGTAATGCAGTTAGAACAGATAGTGAAATACGACATCCCACGCCATATACAAGAGGGTTGCCGTCTTGTGATAATAGATACAATCACGGCGTTGTATCGTGCTGAGTTTCCCGGTAGGGAGATGTTGGCGGCTAGACAACAGCGAATTCACTATCTCGTCGATTGGCTGAGACGCCATGCGAGGACGTTCGGCGTAACTTCTATTTTGGCAAATCAAGTGATGGACGTGCCCGAGATTTTTGCCGGCGGCGTGAAAAGGCCGGCGGGCGGCAACGTCTTGGCACATACCGTAAACGCGAGATTTATGATGGTGCGGCCTAACAAGGCGAAGCTAGAGGGTTACATGTGGCCATTAGACGTGCCTGGTATGGCTCCTGACGTAAGGATAGAGTACAGAATTACGGAAGCCGGGCTTGAATAG
- a CDS encoding GNAT family N-acetyltransferase, with product MEFVIDRETALRLVGLYYRGPVKYAKAVLERWPGSNAVTVYIDGEPVGAEVFYAVRLAEMTCVHYYIVVAPKHRRRGIATSLVRYVEGLCGASTYLATSAIDNVAVARLFEKLGYARHAWRELPPSVREVLLKATCGYDDDVLYIKGGKPEEIAAYTGDVEVLWRETCLKPYLGV from the coding sequence GTGGAGTTCGTAATAGACAGAGAGACTGCGTTGAGACTTGTCGGTCTTTATTATAGAGGCCCTGTTAAATACGCAAAGGCGGTGTTAGAACGATGGCCTGGCTCAAACGCCGTTACTGTCTATATAGATGGGGAGCCTGTGGGGGCTGAGGTCTTCTACGCAGTCCGTCTTGCAGAGATGACGTGTGTACACTACTATATAGTTGTAGCGCCTAAGCATAGGAGACGGGGGATTGCCACTTCGCTTGTTAGATATGTAGAGGGGCTATGTGGCGCATCTACATATCTTGCAACATCTGCGATAGATAACGTCGCAGTAGCGAGACTGTTTGAAAAACTGGGCTATGCCAGACACGCCTGGAGGGAGTTGCCTCCTAGCGTTAGGGAGGTTTTACTAAAGGCGACGTGTGGCTATGACGACGACGTCTTATATATAAAAGGCGGTAAACCGGAGGAGATAGCCGCCTATACCGGCGATGTGGAAGTGCTGTGGCGGGAGACTTGTCTAAAGCCATATCTTGGCGTATGA
- a CDS encoding aldo/keto reductase gives MKRVCFRRVGCVSAVGLGTWGIGGGFWVSDRSRDREWIDALRYAIERGITLIDTAEMYGGGHTEELVGLAIKGFPRDELFIVSKVWPSHARFEDVLKSAKQSMARLGTYIDLYLLHWPSEIVPICETIRAFETLVDRGLIKFFGVSNFSLRQIKEAESCTKKYELAAVQNRYSLYYKSDDANVIPYVLSNGIMYMAYTPLEKGAIARDRRLMEIGTRYRASAVQIALAWYVKRGVVPIPKAERREHIDEIVRSLEIELSEEDFLEITRWSS, from the coding sequence GTGAAGAGGGTTTGTTTTAGGCGTGTGGGTTGTGTCTCTGCAGTGGGGCTGGGTACTTGGGGGATTGGTGGGGGTTTTTGGGTCTCGGATAGAAGTAGGGACAGGGAGTGGATAGATGCGTTGAGGTACGCAATAGAGCGGGGCATAACTCTTATAGACACAGCTGAGATGTATGGAGGTGGGCATACGGAAGAGCTCGTGGGTCTTGCGATAAAGGGGTTTCCAAGAGATGAGCTGTTTATTGTTTCTAAGGTGTGGCCTAGCCACGCGCGTTTCGAGGATGTGTTGAAGTCTGCCAAACAAAGTATGGCAAGGCTCGGCACATATATTGACCTATATCTGCTTCACTGGCCTTCAGAGATAGTCCCCATATGTGAGACAATACGGGCGTTTGAAACTCTTGTAGATAGAGGTTTGATTAAGTTTTTTGGCGTTAGCAATTTTTCACTTAGACAAATCAAGGAGGCTGAAAGTTGTACAAAGAAGTACGAGCTGGCGGCAGTTCAAAACCGCTACTCTTTATATTATAAGAGTGATGATGCAAATGTCATACCGTATGTCTTGTCAAATGGGATTATGTACATGGCGTACACCCCTCTTGAGAAGGGGGCTATTGCTAGAGATCGGAGGCTTATGGAAATTGGAACAAGGTATAGGGCTTCGGCGGTTCAAATCGCTCTTGCTTGGTATGTCAAGAGAGGCGTCGTGCCTATTCCTAAGGCCGAGAGGAGAGAGCATATCGACGAGATCGTAAGGTCTCTAGAGATAGAGCTCAGCGAGGAGGATTTTCTAGAGATAACGCGGTGGAGTTCGTAA
- the cc1 gene encoding DNA-binding protein CC1: MSKKQKLKFYDIKAKQAFETDQYEVVEKQTARGPMLFAVAKSPYTGIKVYRLIGKKK; the protein is encoded by the coding sequence ATGTCCAAGAAGCAGAAGTTGAAGTTCTACGATATTAAGGCGAAGCAGGCGTTTGAGACTGATCAGTATGAGGTTGTTGAGAAGCAGACTGCCCGCGGGCCGATGTTATTTGCAGTAGCAAAATCCCCATACACAGGAATAAAAGTCTACAGACTAATCGGCAAAAAGAAATAA
- a CDS encoding pelota family protein — MRYEVDTKRRIIKLVPEREEDLYFIYLLIDKGDIIRGWTVREYKPDGVKEGERIKIYLAIKVESLEYHKFRGSLRIRGTVVEVQDGIEGVKGRRHTFDVTPGREIEIEKAYDYPLDVVIEVLNMAKAVLPRVLLISVDDEETVFAYITALGVEILHTMYNTGRKDDSMFEEYFTAIKEVVDELKRRHKPDIVVLAGPSMIIEQASEYIQAIKVPQGSGGLAGVYEFIRGGLYEKFKIEMGINVYQRFIHKLSVDRLSVAIGLNEVREATDAGRIETVLVLDTLIKERPEDIWPLLAQVYKTRGKIHIVKEDSEVGAGLKAMGGVVALLRW; from the coding sequence GTGAGATATGAAGTAGATACGAAGCGCAGGATTATAAAACTGGTGCCTGAAAGAGAAGAAGACTTATACTTCATCTACCTACTTATAGACAAGGGAGATATCATAAGGGGATGGACGGTTAGAGAGTATAAGCCAGATGGCGTAAAAGAAGGCGAAAGAATCAAGATATATCTAGCCATAAAGGTAGAGTCTTTAGAGTATCACAAGTTTCGCGGTAGTTTAAGAATTAGGGGGACTGTTGTCGAAGTGCAAGACGGCATCGAGGGGGTAAAGGGCAGAAGACATACCTTTGATGTAACTCCAGGGAGGGAGATAGAAATAGAAAAGGCATACGACTATCCCTTAGACGTCGTGATAGAAGTTCTTAACATGGCAAAAGCAGTATTGCCAAGGGTTTTGCTGATATCTGTTGATGATGAAGAAACCGTTTTTGCATATATAACGGCGCTAGGAGTAGAAATCCTACATACTATGTATAACACTGGTAGGAAAGACGATAGCATGTTTGAAGAGTACTTTACTGCTATTAAAGAGGTTGTAGACGAGTTAAAACGACGTCATAAGCCCGACATAGTCGTATTGGCAGGACCTAGTATGATAATAGAACAAGCAAGTGAGTATATACAGGCAATAAAAGTACCGCAGGGCTCTGGCGGTCTTGCAGGTGTTTATGAATTCATTAGAGGCGGTCTCTATGAGAAGTTTAAAATTGAAATGGGGATAAATGTATATCAGCGATTTATACACAAACTGTCAGTAGACAGACTCTCTGTGGCAATAGGTTTAAACGAAGTTAGAGAAGCTACCGATGCCGGTCGCATAGAGACTGTGCTAGTGCTAGACACGTTGATTAAAGAAAGACCTGAAGATATATGGCCCCTTCTTGCTCAGGTATATAAGACGCGGGGCAAAATCCACATAGTTAAAGAGGATAGCGAAGTAGGAGCAGGACTAAAAGCTATGGGAGGAGTAGTTGCATTATTAAGGTGGTGA
- a CDS encoding thioredoxin domain-containing protein yields MRPRTLFITAIVVFLIIAATIIYKNLSTSTSQTAVSSALPIPSWAISFGNPNAPLVLVELFDLHCPYCAIAHEKLDPLYRRLMLEGKLRLIFVDFIVHPDAVVAHRYLHCAYKQLGNKTYDLLTQLYTTYLNEGPEKQLELLRQYQCSNAPTQNDFEDVKRAMVNFLIQKGLVQIGTPTFIIVRNGSIDIVVGADVNRVSSLLSQ; encoded by the coding sequence ATGCGGCCTAGGACTTTATTCATTACTGCTATAGTGGTCTTTTTAATTATCGCGGCGACAATAATATACAAAAATTTATCTACATCTACGTCTCAAACCGCCGTTTCTAGCGCATTACCAATTCCAAGTTGGGCTATCTCTTTTGGCAACCCAAATGCCCCCTTGGTCTTAGTAGAGCTATTTGACTTACATTGCCCCTATTGCGCTATAGCACATGAGAAACTAGACCCCCTCTATCGGCGGCTTATGTTAGAGGGAAAACTTAGGCTTATATTTGTAGACTTTATTGTACACCCAGATGCTGTTGTAGCCCATAGATATCTTCACTGTGCATATAAGCAGTTGGGCAACAAAACATACGACTTGTTAACACAACTGTATACTACATATTTAAACGAGGGGCCGGAGAAACAGCTCGAACTCTTACGACAATATCAATGTAGTAATGCACCAACACAAAACGATTTTGAAGATGTAAAAAGAGCCATGGTAAATTTCCTTATACAGAAAGGCTTGGTACAGATAGGTACGCCTACCTTTATAATAGTAAGAAACGGTAGCATAGACATAGTGGTAGGCGCGGATGTAAACAGAGTGTCCTCTCTTCTTAGTCAGTAG
- a CDS encoding GTP-dependent dephospho-CoA kinase family protein, with protein MTCFKLCCRRDLFAFPYPVAIWKEPPRSIEVVRDLVESYGIEQIYTVGDIVTTNFLKYSLAPTSAAVDGKTRRGLKIDKPTFFRKTIEVYNPPGYITEEAWIAVEEAVRDNVMIKVNGEEDMLSLAFIKLAPPHSVVVYGHYMGALIAIPVDWYRDAICKLFEYLEKC; from the coding sequence ATGACGTGTTTTAAACTCTGCTGTCGGCGTGACCTATTCGCTTTCCCATATCCCGTAGCGATATGGAAGGAACCTCCCCGCTCTATAGAGGTAGTGAGAGACCTTGTCGAAAGTTATGGAATTGAACAGATATATACCGTTGGCGATATTGTAACAACAAACTTCCTCAAATACAGTCTCGCTCCCACCTCTGCTGCGGTAGATGGAAAAACTCGTCGCGGTCTCAAAATCGACAAACCAACTTTCTTTAGAAAAACAATAGAGGTTTATAATCCGCCTGGTTATATAACAGAGGAGGCGTGGATAGCCGTCGAGGAGGCTGTAAGAGACAACGTAATGATAAAAGTTAACGGAGAGGAGGACATGCTCTCTCTCGCGTTTATAAAACTAGCCCCTCCACACTCGGTGGTAGTATACGGTCACTATATGGGCGCATTGATAGCAATACCGGTAGATTGGTATAGAGACGCAATATGTAAACTCTTTGAGTATTTAGAGAAGTGTTAA
- a CDS encoding MBL fold metallo-hydrolase encodes MEIYIVGYGGWISSPYIGYASLYVKTDINILLDVGECTYARVIQCNLPWPDLIFISHRHGDHILGLPTFMLMAKRLGKKLKIIANRETLEAAKALAIATGIENTLQYVEFLEATREVTMGQTRLRFAKTSHPIDTLAVRIEHEGKCATYSSDTAPADVVVELARGCDILIHEVSGNPGQEDEVHRVGHSTTVDAIEISKRAGVKMLIPFHFYTELPIVPPGITVVLPTPCGRVVI; translated from the coding sequence GTGGAGATATATATAGTGGGATACGGAGGGTGGATATCTTCTCCCTATATCGGCTACGCCTCTCTTTATGTTAAAACAGATATAAATATACTTTTAGACGTTGGCGAGTGTACATATGCTCGTGTTATACAATGCAATCTTCCCTGGCCCGACCTTATATTCATAAGTCATAGACATGGAGATCATATACTCGGCCTTCCCACATTTATGCTTATGGCAAAAAGGCTAGGTAAAAAGTTGAAGATAATAGCCAACAGAGAAACGCTAGAGGCGGCAAAGGCCTTAGCTATAGCCACTGGTATAGAGAATACGCTTCAATATGTGGAATTTTTGGAAGCAACAAGGGAAGTTACAATGGGGCAGACAAGACTGAGGTTTGCAAAAACAAGTCATCCTATAGACACGTTGGCTGTGAGAATAGAACATGAGGGTAAATGTGCGACCTATAGCTCAGACACGGCGCCAGCCGACGTTGTTGTAGAACTTGCACGCGGTTGTGATATACTCATACATGAAGTTTCGGGAAACCCAGGGCAGGAGGATGAGGTCCATAGGGTTGGCCATAGCACCACTGTAGACGCTATAGAGATTTCAAAAAGGGCTGGCGTAAAGATGCTGATACCTTTTCACTTTTACACAGAGTTGCCCATAGTGCCGCCGGGGATTACTGTGGTTTTGCCCACGCCTTGCGGCCGTGTTGTAATATGA
- a CDS encoding nucleotide sugar dehydrogenase translates to MLADLLKRGELTIAIYGLGYVGLALSAAWVLAGARVIGVDVDLSKVEKLNGGVVEFPETDVVETLTSAIKSGKFQATTDGIIASIRSNVKIIAVPVYLKKSPIAVEVDFSALTSASRAIGAGLKRGDLVIVESSVPPGTTEDVVKPILEGVSGLVAEEDFYLAYSPERIMVGHALRDITENYPKIVAGIGPRSTEEAAELYRLISKKGVITLRNVKEAEFEKLLEGVYRDVNIALANEMAKLANAMGISFRRAREAANSQPYSHVHKPGTGVGGNCIPVYPYFLMWTAAKYGVELRLTYLARQINERQPEEVAFATLRAMLKHGINPATAKITILGLAFRGDVDDSRESPTYGVIATLLKLGIKPTQIVVHDPYIRQDRQLSTWGVVLTQDLEVAVKGADIVVVSTDHSMYRIEASKIAKYMKTPVVIDARGVLIPDMEIYAIDSGNWP, encoded by the coding sequence ATGCTGGCAGACCTCTTAAAGAGGGGTGAGTTAACAATAGCGATCTACGGCTTGGGCTATGTAGGACTTGCGCTGTCTGCGGCGTGGGTGCTTGCGGGAGCTAGGGTTATCGGCGTTGACGTAGATCTTTCAAAAGTAGAGAAGTTGAACGGAGGCGTGGTGGAATTTCCAGAAACCGACGTTGTTGAGACTCTCACATCGGCTATAAAGAGCGGTAAATTTCAGGCGACTACCGATGGAATAATAGCCTCTATTAGGAGCAATGTTAAGATAATTGCGGTGCCTGTCTACCTTAAGAAGTCACCTATTGCAGTAGAGGTAGACTTTTCGGCCTTAACATCCGCAAGCAGAGCTATAGGCGCTGGTCTTAAGAGGGGAGACTTAGTCATTGTAGAGTCTAGCGTTCCGCCAGGTACAACAGAAGATGTAGTAAAGCCTATACTAGAGGGGGTCTCAGGTCTTGTCGCAGAAGAAGATTTCTACCTAGCCTACAGCCCAGAACGTATCATGGTTGGCCATGCGCTGCGGGATATTACAGAAAACTACCCTAAAATAGTCGCCGGAATTGGGCCTAGAAGTACAGAGGAGGCTGCGGAACTATATAGACTTATATCTAAAAAGGGCGTTATAACATTACGGAATGTAAAAGAGGCAGAATTCGAAAAACTCCTAGAGGGCGTATATAGAGATGTCAATATTGCATTAGCTAATGAAATGGCCAAACTAGCAAATGCCATGGGGATTTCTTTTAGAAGGGCTCGAGAGGCGGCAAACAGCCAGCCATATAGCCACGTACATAAGCCTGGCACTGGCGTGGGGGGCAATTGCATACCGGTCTATCCATACTTCTTAATGTGGACTGCGGCGAAATACGGCGTAGAGTTACGACTGACATATCTCGCTAGGCAGATAAATGAAAGACAGCCAGAGGAGGTGGCGTTTGCAACACTCCGCGCCATGTTAAAACACGGCATTAACCCTGCTACGGCAAAAATAACGATATTGGGGCTCGCGTTTAGGGGGGATGTCGATGATTCTCGTGAGAGTCCCACCTATGGCGTAATAGCAACGTTGCTTAAGCTTGGTATTAAACCTACACAGATTGTGGTACACGACCCATATATAAGGCAAGACCGTCAATTATCCACGTGGGGCGTTGTGCTTACACAAGACCTAGAAGTTGCTGTAAAGGGGGCGGACATAGTAGTAGTGTCTACAGATCACTCTATGTACCGTATAGAGGCAAGCAAGATCGCTAAATACATGAAGACCCCTGTGGTTATAGACGCCAGAGGTGTATTAATACCAGATATGGAGATCTACGCGATAGACTCGGGGAATTGGCCCTAA
- a CDS encoding 2-oxoacid:acceptor oxidoreductase family protein, with amino-acid sequence MYEVIFLGRGGQGAVTAVQLLAHAAALEGKKAQALPEFGAERRGAIVKAYLRIGEVLLHSSIKKADYVIVLDGRIIDQIDVKQYGKEGATYIVNTKNPADWYISIDATSIALKHGLVVAGWPVVNLIMAAAFAAVSGAVSLESLLKATAEYVPKRYLEANIKAIVETYDIVKKLKIS; translated from the coding sequence ATGTATGAAGTTATCTTTTTAGGAAGAGGGGGACAAGGGGCTGTAACAGCAGTTCAACTATTAGCCCACGCAGCAGCACTTGAGGGTAAGAAGGCGCAGGCATTGCCGGAATTTGGAGCAGAGAGAAGAGGAGCTATTGTAAAAGCATATCTGAGAATCGGCGAAGTTCTTCTCCACTCTTCGATTAAAAAAGCCGACTACGTAATTGTGCTAGATGGACGTATCATAGATCAAATAGATGTAAAACAATACGGCAAAGAAGGCGCTACGTACATAGTAAATACAAAAAACCCAGCCGACTGGTATATATCAATAGATGCCACGTCAATAGCTCTTAAACACGGCCTAGTTGTCGCCGGATGGCCTGTGGTAAATTTAATAATGGCTGCCGCGTTTGCGGCTGTTAGTGGCGCAGTCTCTCTGGAAAGTTTACTAAAAGCTACAGCTGAGTACGTCCCTAAGAGATATCTAGAGGCAAATATCAAAGCTATTGTTGAGACTTATGACATTGTGAAAAAATTAAAAATAAGTTAG